Within the Candidatus Binatia bacterium genome, the region AAGTACTCTTCTTTCATTGCCAGATCGCGGGTGACGTAGCTGTCGTGCTGCGGCGAGTGATCGGCGTCCCACAAGCCGCACTCGCGCTTCGCTTCCTCGTCGAGGTCGTACATCTCTTTCAAAAACGTGATCGGATACATCTTCGACGTGACCGCGAACATCCCGGTGTGGCGCACCACCGAGCCGCACCATCCGTCCGGCCCCATAATGTGCCAGTCCGGCCAGCCGTGGAGACCGTACTCCTGCGCTTTCACGCCCATCGACTTCTCCGCGATCTCCCGCACCTCGACGCCGCCCTGCTCTTGGTAGATTTTTTTCATCCGCTTCTCTTTGTAAGCCAGCTCTTCGGCGTCGCGCGCGAACAGCATCGTCTTCAAAAAAAACCAGGCGTCGTCGGGAATCTTCGACTTATCGACCAGCCCGTCCTCCATCGGCCAATGGTACTGCCAGCGATCGACGAAGTGAATGTCGTAGACGACTTCGCCTTTGACGAGGCCGAGCATCGCCTCCTGGACTTTGTCGAGCTCTCCGCGGCGGAAAGTGTAACAGTAGTCGTGGAGCCATTCGCGCCGGCCTTCGATCGCTCTCAGGCAGACTTTGGCGATCATGCCAAGCGAGCCGGCCGAGAGAGTGAACAGCCCGAGAAGATCGGGAAGATGAATCCATTTTTGAAACGGGCCGAATTCGGTGCCCTGGTTGGCGAGCGCGCCAAGGCGCACGGTCTCGCCGGTGGCGAGCACAACCTCGAGGCCGAGAACCATATCGGCGATCCAGCCGTAGCGCGTCATGCCGTAGCCGATGCCGCCCTTGTTGACCATCGCGCCGATCACGACGGCCGGGCCGTAGGTGCCGAAGTTAGGCAGCATCAGTCCGTGCTGCCGGAGCGCGTGATGTATCGCGTACACGCTCGCGCCGCCTTCGGCGATGACGTATTGCAGCGTGGGATTCACCTCGAGAACTTTGTCCATGCCCAGCATGTCCAAAAGGATGCCGCCTTTAAGCGGCGAGCTGATGCCCATGCCGACGCCGCCTTTGGCGACGATCGGGATTTTATTTTCATTGGCGAAGCTCAGGAGGTTGGCAAGCGGATGGTGCCCGGCGGCGTCGGATTCAATCCGGACGATGACGTCCGGCAGCGCCTTGTACGCGCCGTAGGCGAGCGAGTGCTGGTAGTTGATCTTGTCGATCGGATTGGTGGAAACGAAGCGGGCGCCGACGATCTCTTTAAGCTTTTCTACGATCTGATCCAGATTCAGCATAAGAAGCTCTCAGCGTTCAGCAGTCAGCTTCGGCCAAAAGAATTAAAGGCTGAGAGCTGATCGCTGAAAGCTGACTGGTTTCATAGTTGCAGGTGGCTTCCCCCGGTGACCAGGATGTTGCTGCCGGTGAGCATATCGCTTTCGTCGCCGGCGAGAAAGGCGATGGTTCCGGCCACGTCCTCGGGATAGAGGTGTTTTTGCAGCGGTCGGCTCTTGCGCACCCTCTCTTTATATTCCTCGGACATGATGGTCGAGGCGTCCGTCAACGTGAACGCGGGCGTGACGATGTTGACCGCGATGCCCGACGGGCCGAGCTCGATGGCGAGCGTGTTCGCCATCGATTCCAGCGCGGCCTTGGCCGCCGCGTAAGCGCCCAGGCGCGGCAGCGGCTGTTGCGCCAGCCGGGTGCTGACGACGATGATCTTGCCTTTTTTCTTCTCGATCATGCCGGGAACGAAGGCCTGCACGCAGTTGTGCAGCGCGGCCAGCTCCTTGCTCGTCGCTTCTTCGAGATGCTTCCACGGGAGCTGGTGCAGCGGCGCGACCTCGAAAGGAAAGAAAGCGTTGTTGACCAGAATATCGACCGCGCCGAAATTTTCCCTGACCGCCTGCGCCATTCTGTCGACCTGGCCTCGGTCGATGACGTCGGCCTGCCAGATCATGCCGCTGGCGCCCTCTTGCTCGACGTGCTTGAGAATTTCCGCAGCCTGGTCGCGGCTCTTGAGGTAGTTGACGACGACGGACGCGCCGGACTCGGCCAGGCGCTTGGCCGCGGCTGCGCCGATGCCCCGGCTCGCCCCCGTGATTAGAACTACTTTGCCGTTGAGGGGCTTGCCTTGCGCCATGATCTCTGGACGAGTTTAGATGGCAACGGCGTCTTCGGCGGCGCCCTTTTCGTACTTGGCGGCGTTCTCCTTGAACGAGAGGAATTTCTGGCGCACGAAGGGAGAGCTGTAGCCGTTTAAGATCCGCTCGATTCTTCCGGGCCTGCTATAGAACGACTGGAAGGCCCAGCCGGTCAGCTCGCCGAGCTTTTGCCGCGTCAGATGTTTGGTCGGCATGACGCAGTGCTCGAGGTCGTAGAGGCTCAGGTCTTCGATCTCGATCAGCCCGTCCTTGGTGGCCCGCTTCCAGATGGGCGAGCCGGGAATCGGATTCAGAAGCTGGATCATGACGATGTCCGGGTCGATCTCGTCGACGGCGCGCGCGCGTTGGCGGATTCGCGCTTCGTCGTCTTCCCAGAAGCCGTTGAGGTAAGTCGCGACCGTGGAGACGTCGTTCTGGCGCAAGTAGCCAATGATGTCTTTAAGCTCCTTGACGCCGACCTTCATTGGACCCTTGTGAGCTTCGGCAATCTCCTCGTCGGTGCCGCCGTCGATGCCGATCAGCACCTGATACATTCCCATTTTGCGCAGCCGCGGTATGAGGTCCGAATCGCGGATGAAGTTCTGCGCGCGGCCGAGGCAGAACCAGCTCACGTCCAGTTTCTTCTTTTCTAGCTCCTCCACCAGATCGACCATTTTTTGCCGGTCGGAATTGAAGTCGTCGTCCATAAACGTCAGCGCTTTGATGCCGTGCTTCTTGTTGAGCAATTCCATCTCTTCGGCGACTTTCTTGCCGCCGCGGGTGCGGTGCGAGCTGAAATCGCGCGGGTTGCGCGGATCAACCAGCCACCACTCATAACAGAAATGGCACGCGCCCTCGCAGCCGCGCGAGGTGACGGCCTCGTTATAGTTGGGAAGAACGGAATAGCCGTAATACTTATCCATGGGGAAGAGGTCGTAGGCCGGCATCGGCAGCTCGTCGAGGTTCATGATGAGGTTGTTCCTTCTCGGATTGAGCTTGACCTCGCCGTTACGATAGCAAAGCCCCTTGATATCGCCGAGCTTGGGTGAAGGTTGTTTCAGTTCCTCCAACAGCTCGTGCATTGTGTGCTCGCAGTCGCCGAAGACGCTGACGAGCGTGTAATCGAGCTGGGGGTTCTCCCTCATGATCTTTTCCGGCACCGCCGTGTACATGAGGCCGCCGGCCACCGTGATGGTCTTCGGGAGGGCATCTTTGATGAGCTTCATCGCCCCATGAAAGCGGTTGAGCTGAGCCGCTCCGCCCGCCGCCGCGATCAAGCCGCCGAAGAAGACAACATCGGGTTTTCTTCTTTTAACTTCCTCAAGCATCTGCTCGTCATTCAGTGCCAAGGCGCGGCAATCGAGGACTTCCACCTCGGCGCTCTTCTTCTCGCGAATGAAAGCCGCGAGTTGCGCGTGAAGCGGATTGCTGGCCAGATGCCGATCCCCCCAGGGGGCCCAATTGCCCATCGGCGGCGTCAGAAAGAGAAGCTTCATATGTTCTCCCCCGTTAATGATATGTTTCAATTAAAATATTTAATGCTTTAACGATTGTCAAGCTATCTCAGAGATGAGGTTGACACAACCTTCCGGCTGCGGGAAAACTTGCCAATGGATTCTGCGCTGAAATCTCTCTCGCCGGTCGTCCCGGTATTTCTTCTGATTGCGATCGGATACTTCTTCGCGCGCTACAAAAAGATCAGCCTCGAGCCGATCACCGAGATCATCGTCTATCTCGGCGCCCCCTGTCTGG harbors:
- a CDS encoding FAD-binding oxidoreductase translates to MLNLDQIVEKLKEIVGARFVSTNPIDKINYQHSLAYGAYKALPDVIVRIESDAAGHHPLANLLSFANENKIPIVAKGGVGMGISSPLKGGILLDMLGMDKVLEVNPTLQYVIAEGGASVYAIHHALRQHGLMLPNFGTYGPAVVIGAMVNKGGIGYGMTRYGWIADMVLGLEVVLATGETVRLGALANQGTEFGPFQKWIHLPDLLGLFTLSAGSLGMIAKVCLRAIEGRREWLHDYCYTFRRGELDKVQEAMLGLVKGEVVYDIHFVDRWQYHWPMEDGLVDKSKIPDDAWFFLKTMLFARDAEELAYKEKRMKKIYQEQGGVEVREIAEKSMGVKAQEYGLHGWPDWHIMGPDGWCGSVVRHTGMFAVTSKMYPITFLKEMYDLDEEAKRECGLWDADHSPQHDSYVTRDLAMKEEYFVFYNPYDDEDVGKLRKWMGKVMEFSNKRGVVWTAPTLSTKGPYPYERLKNLYDIVKEIKQMVDPNNILNPGALSQ
- a CDS encoding SDR family oxidoreductase, producing the protein MAQGKPLNGKVVLITGASRGIGAAAAKRLAESGASVVVNYLKSRDQAAEILKHVEQEGASGMIWQADVIDRGQVDRMAQAVRENFGAVDILVNNAFFPFEVAPLHQLPWKHLEEATSKELAALHNCVQAFVPGMIEKKKGKIIVVSTRLAQQPLPRLGAYAAAKAALESMANTLAIELGPSGIAVNIVTPAFTLTDASTIMSEEYKERVRKSRPLQKHLYPEDVAGTIAFLAGDESDMLTGSNILVTGGSHLQL
- a CDS encoding radical SAM protein; amino-acid sequence: MKLLFLTPPMGNWAPWGDRHLASNPLHAQLAAFIREKKSAEVEVLDCRALALNDEQMLEEVKRRKPDVVFFGGLIAAAGGAAQLNRFHGAMKLIKDALPKTITVAGGLMYTAVPEKIMRENPQLDYTLVSVFGDCEHTMHELLEELKQPSPKLGDIKGLCYRNGEVKLNPRRNNLIMNLDELPMPAYDLFPMDKYYGYSVLPNYNEAVTSRGCEGACHFCYEWWLVDPRNPRDFSSHRTRGGKKVAEEMELLNKKHGIKALTFMDDDFNSDRQKMVDLVEELEKKKLDVSWFCLGRAQNFIRDSDLIPRLRKMGMYQVLIGIDGGTDEEIAEAHKGPMKVGVKELKDIIGYLRQNDVSTVATYLNGFWEDDEARIRQRARAVDEIDPDIVMIQLLNPIPGSPIWKRATKDGLIEIEDLSLYDLEHCVMPTKHLTRQKLGELTGWAFQSFYSRPGRIERILNGYSSPFVRQKFLSFKENAAKYEKGAAEDAVAI